In Bernardetia litoralis DSM 6794, the genomic window AAGTGGTGATGCAAAGTATTGGTTTGCAAGAATTTATGAGTCCTATCATCTAAAAAGAGAGGGGCAACCTTCCTCAGATATTGAAGTTCATTTGTTTGCTTCGGCTGCTTCAAATGGAATTGCAATTACTTATACCAATGCAATGAGCAGCAAACAGTTTCGTTTTATTTTTGATAAATTGAAAGAATCTGTCTTAAAATTGCCTTATCCTTATAAACTTTATACTTCTGATAGAGCGCATTATGAGCGAACTCATTACATCGAAACCATAGAAAAACACTATTTAAAACCTGTCTATGGAACAAGCAAAGAAGTAGGGAACGAACTCAAAACAGATGGACAACTTCCTCAATTTTATGGAAATATTTTGATAGAATATATTCAAATTGATGGAGAACCTAGTTTTATTCGCCTTCTAGCAAATATTTATTCAGATAGGCTTTTTCTTGATGCCTTATCTTTTGAAGAATTGGTGAAGAAAATTTTGAACTGAAATAGAAATTAGAAAACAACTTTTTTAAACCTCTAGTTATTGTTTCAATCAATAACAAATAAATCTATCATATAATTAAACCCCAAATCGTATCGTAAAAAACTCTACAAAAATTAAATTTTAACGTTTCCTAAATTCGGTTTAAATCAATCTAAATCGATAAAAACTCCTATTTTTTCTTATTTTTGTAGTTATGAATAAAACGATAATGACCTTTTTCCTTCTTATTTTTATAAGTCTAGGAATTTATACAAATGCTGTTGCTCAAATTTTGGTTTTCCCAACTCAAAACACTTCACAGCAACTCAAAAACACTAAAACAGATAAATATAATTCTGTTCGTCTCAATAAAATCAATAAGATAGAAGAAGATACAATCATTCTTACTTTACCTTTCTTTGAAGATTTTTCTACAACCCCTATCGGTGCGCCCGATACTACCAAGTGGATGGCAGGAAGTGGAGTTTTTATTAATAATGGAGTTCCCTTTAATCCACCTACAAAAAATGTAGCTACCTTTGATGGCGTGGCTGCAAATGGAGAGCCTTATGACCAACTTTTTCCTACTCGTGAAGGTTTGGGAGATACACTTACTTCTCAACGAATAGATTTGACAGGTACAGATGCAGGTGATGGTTTGTATTTTTCGTTTATGATACAAGCTCGTGGGAATGGTGAAACTCCTGATACAACTGATTTTTTGAAAGTAGAATTTTTGGATAATGAAGGAAATTGGGAACAAAAATGGGAAAAAAGAGGAGGTAGAATTGATACAGAAAATTTTGAACATGTTATCTTTTCAATCAATGAAGAAAAATTTTTACATGATAGTTTACAGTTTCGTTTTATGTCTTATAATCGTCTTTCTGGAGCTTTTGATGTTTGGAATTTAGATTATATTTATTTTAATACAAGCCGAATTCCGACAGATACGGTTTTTCTTGATGTAGCAACAAGCAAAACCCCCACTCATTTTATAAAACCTTATTCTGCTGTTCCGTATGAGCATTTTTGGAGTGATACAACACGTTATCTAAATGATTCTATTATTTCAACTGTGAATAATTTGGATGAAACTTTTAATGTTATTTCTTATTTGTGTGAAGTTCGAAATGAAGAAACACAACAAATATTAGGTTATTGGTATGGTTTGGATTCTGATAATCCTTCATCTTCAGATTTGCTAGAAGGTTTTGAGAAAAATAGAGAAATTATAGCTATTCCAAATGCTAGTATTTTGCCACAAGGACAGGATTCAATGAAAATAACGCATCAGTTTCAAGTAACTACACGAGAACCTGATGATAATTTTGGAGGAGTTTATACAAGAAATAATGATACAATTAGTCAGACTTCTACTTTCAAGGATTTTTATGCGTATGATGATGGAAGTGCAGAATATGCAGCAGGAATTAATCAAAAATTTGGACAACTTGCTTATCAATATTATATTTCAAAACCTGATAAACTGACACATATTGATATTTATTTCTCACGAATTGGAACAAATATAGAAAATCAAACCTTTAATTTGAAAGTCTGGCAAAAGATTGATTTATCAAAAACTGATATTGAAGATTCTGTTTTGCTAACCCAAAATTCTATTTTGAAATACTCAGATGGAATAAATCAATTTAATAGAATTGAGCTTTCTCGCATCATTGATGTTTCAGATACAATTTATATCGGAATTCAACAATTAGGAGAAGATATGTTACCTATTGGCTTGGATGTTCAGACGGATTCAAAAAGCAAAATGTTTTTTAATGTACGTAATTATTGGGAACAAAATGAACTTCTTGATGGAAGTTTGATGCTTCGTCCTGTTTTTTCAAAAAGTGATATTGTTACAGGAATTGATGATGTTGCAGAAACAAATGAGTTTGAGATTTGGCAACAAAATTTGGTTTTATATCCAAATCCAGCACAAGACAAAATCCGTTTTAATGGAAAAGTAGAAAATGTACAGCTTATAGATTTGACTGGAAAAATTTTGGGAGAATATAAACTCAATCCATATTCTTCTTTTGATTCTGACAATGAAGTTGTTTTGCCTACTTTTATAAAAAATGGAATGTATTTGGTAAAATGTCAGTATAAAAGTTTTACAACAGTCAAAAAATTGGTTATCCAGAAGTAAATATTTTCATAGATAAACAGGTAATTATTTAGAAAACGACACTATTTTGTGTCGTTTTTTTTTATTTATTATTTTAACTTTTTTTAAGTAATTAAAAAATAAAAAATAGGTAACCTTCTGTTAATGGAAGTGCTAAGAATATAATTTTGTTTTAATAGATTTATCAAAATATTATACTGATAAAAGTCGGGGGTTGCAAATTCTTACCTTGTTATGATTTATTATGAGAGAGTGTTTTTAATAGTATTACTTTTAACTTAAAAAATACGAAAAGTCAGAATTAAAGTAATTAATTATTGATTTAATTAAAATAAAATTTTTCATAACTTATTAAAAGATTGCTTTTATTTTGGTTGCACGTTTTTTTGTTAAAAACAATTTTTATAAAGATGACTTTTTAAGGTGTAACCTATCCTAAAAGAAGCCGTTAGGTACAATAAGACAAACGAAAAATAATGAATTAAAAATCATATTATTTTTTGGAAAGTCAATCACTTACTTAAAATTTATTTTAATACAAAGTAATTACTTTTTAATTACATATAAAAAAACACAACTCAATTATGAACATATCAAAATTAATCTTCGCTCTTATTTTTACGCTTGGTTTTACATTTAATTCTTTTGCAACAAATGTAAACACAATAAAAGATGTGAATGAGTTTACAACTACTTTTTCTACAAAAATAAATAATCAAGCAACAGCAAATATTCAAAATAATCAAGGAACTGTTATTGTAACACTTACAAATGAACAGGGAAATATTTTGCAAGAAAGAACAATTACATCAGAAAATATAAAATATACAATTAGTCTTGAAAGTTTGCCAAAAGGAACTTATTTTTTACAAGTACGAGGAGAAGAAAAATCAAGCTATGAAACTTATTATGTAAATTAAGAAACTCAAAATATTATCTCTTCATAAATTCAGAAAAGCAACTTCGTTTGGAGTTGCTTTTTTTTGTTTATTTTCTCAAATAACTAGCTAATTTTTCTTTAAAATGTTCTTTATTAAATGGTTTGGCAATGTAGTCATTCATCCCTGCTGCAATACATTTTTCAGCTTCTCCTTTTAGTGCAGATGCCGTCATGGCAATGATTATTAGGTCTTGTGAAATAGTTTCTCGTATTATTTTTGTGGCTTGGTAGCCATCCATTTCAGGCATGTGAACGTCCATCAAGACCAAATCAAATTTTTCTTTTTGTAGTTTTTCGACGGCTTCTTTTCCATTGAAAGCAACATGAATATCATACTTCCAACTCTTAAGCATAGTTACTACTAAAAGCTGATTTATTTCATTGTCTTCTGCCAATAAGATTTTATTTGTAATTGGTTTTGGTGTCGCAATACTTGTACTATCTATACTATCTTTTGAAGTAGTTTCTTCAGAGTTGATTGCATCACGAAGAAAATCAGGAATTTGATTTTTACGGTTTTTTTGTACAACTGGTTCGCTATTTTCAATATATTTTTTATAACGAATTTGGAATGCAAATGTAGAGCCTTGTCCTACCTTACTTTTGGCAAAAATTTCTCCTCCCTGCAGTTCTACTAATTGTTTGCAAATGGCAAGTCCTAAGCCTGTACCTCCATATTTACGTGTCGTATCGCTACTTGCTTGCGTAAACATCGTAAAAATAGCTTGTATTTTTTCTTCTGCTATTCCAATTCCTGTATCGCTCACATAAAAATGCAAAACGACTGAGTTTTTGTCTTCATCCACCAAATCAGCACCAATTACTATTTCTCCTTTGTGTGTAAATTTTACAGCATTTCCCAAAAGATTTAATAATACTTGTCTCAAACGCACCTCATCACCTACAAAGAGCTTAGGAATATCTGGACTTATTTTGCTTTTCAAAGTTACTTTTTTAGTATCTGCTTTTACTTTAATACTACTTATCATGCTTTCTACCATTGGATAAAAATTAACTGGAGTTTCTTCAAAAGAAATTTTTCCAGATTCAATTTTTGATAAATCCAAAATATCATTGATGATAACAAGTAAATGGTCTGCTGAAGATTTAATGGCATTTACATACTTCAATTGCACATTATTGAGTGAAGTATCTAATAAAAGTTCTGACATTCCATAAACACCATTCATAGGCGTTCGGATTTCATGGCTCATATTTGCCAAGAATTGTTCTTTTGCTTTTGCAGATTGTTCGGCTTGTTCTTTTGCCAAAACTAAAGCTAGATTTTGCTGTTCGATTTGGGCGAGCATATCATCAAAACTTTCTGTCAGAGTTCCGATTTCGTCCCTTCTATCTCCTCTACTAATTCGTGTCGAATAGACCTTTTCTTGTGCAATTTGTTTGGTTTGTGCCGTTAATTCCAAAATAGGTTTCGAAACAAGCCTTTGCAAACGAATAGCAATAAAATAAGTAAGAAGCGAAACAGTCAGTAAAATAAGACCAGTAATGAGTGCATAACGTTGCAAACGGTCATAAAAACGGTCAAGATTAGACAAAAGATAAACAGTAGGATATTTTGGAGGACGATTATCAATCGAAAGTCCCGTTGTGTTATCTTGATTGAAATAGGTAGAATCAACTTCTCTACGATGATAAATATAGAGTTCATTTTTGAAAAGATGAAACCCTTTTCCTTTATCTGATTTAGGGTCTTGATAAGGGGCATTTATTCTCTTAACCAAACGCTCATATTTTGCAAAAGGCTTTCCAAGTGTATCATAAACCTGTGCAGCCAAAATATTGGGGTCAGAAGCAAATAAATCTTTTAACTGACTTTCTGTGTTTTCAGGTTGAGCAAAATTAACAGCTATATAATTATCTCTAGAAATAATTGTTGCTCTATCTCTAAGTCCTGTTATTAGTTCATCTTTATAATCACTCAAATCATAAATAATAAAAGCAGTAAAAGCAGTTATCAAAGCAATAATAGTCGCTATCATAATCGAACCGACTACTTTTGTCTTTATAGAAACATGATTGAGAAATTTGAACATAAATAAATAATTACAGATTATGGATTACAATTATTTCTAGCCTTGATTAAGAATTTAAGATTACAATAAATTCAATTATAGAAATAAAGCAAGTACAATAGTTTTGCCTTAAAGTCAAAAGTAAAACAAAATTAGATTTAATGCTACTTTAAATTAGATGAAACCTAATTTTGTATCGATTGAATTTATGTAGCTTACTCTTTAGAGTGAGAAATATTATTCCATAAACTTTAGTTTTGGGTTACTGCATTTAATTCTTCAGAATAATAATAAAGAGTACTACAATTTTCTTTTCTCAATATTTTTTTAGCCGTAGTCATGAGTTCTTCTTTTGTTACTTTTGCCATATCTTCGGCAATCGTATTGACCATATCTACATCACCCAAAATAGCATAATAAGCAATATTCATGGCACGATTCAAGACTTCAACTTCTGAAAAAACATGTGAGGCTTCAGCTTGATTTTTTACTTTGGTAAGCTCGTCATCAGAAATTCCATTCTCTAAAAAATCATCAATAACACCTTGAATGGCTTCTTCTCCTTGTTCTGGCGAATAAGCAGGGTTTAGTTTTCCAGAAATAACAAGCAAACCTTCATCTACCGAACCCATAATATATGCGCCAACAGAATTGAACATTTCCTTTTCTTTGACGAGTTCTTGATACAAACGAGCCGATTTATCTCTTCCCAAAACATCACTTACAAGGTCAGTTGCATAATAATCAGCAGCTTTTCGGTTTCCCATTCGGTAGGCTTTGTAAATGGCATTCAAAGGTACTTTTGCTTCTACTTTTTTGTATCTAGCTTCGGTCTGTGGTGGTTCGTTTTCAAGGTTACGTATTGGTCGGTTTCCTTTCGGAATATCTCCAAACCATTTTTTAGCCATTTTTTCTACGTCGTCTTTTTCTACATTTCCAGCCACTACCAAAACGGCATTATCTGGTCTGTAATGTTTGAAGAAAAAAGCCTTTACTTCTTCTAAGGTTGCATCTTCAATATGACTAATTTCTTTGCCTATTGTAGCCCAGTTATAAGAGTGTTTTTGATAAACTAAAGGTCGTAAATGCAGCCAAATATCGCCATAAGGTTGATTCAAATAACGCTGCTTAAACTCTTCAATAACTACTTTTCGTTGAACTTCCAACGAATTATCATTGATTGAAAGCGACAACATTCGGTCAGCTTCCAACCAAAGTGCTGTTTCTACATTTGGAGCAGGAACAACAGTGTAATAATTGGTTACATCAGGCGAAGTATAAGCATTATTCGAACCTCCAACTTGCTGTACAATCGTATCAAAATTTGGAATGTTTTCAGAACCACTAAACATCAAATGCTCAAATAAATGTGCGAAGCCTGTGCGTTCAGGAGTTTCATCTCTAGAACCAACATCATACATAATATTTACCGTAGCAATCGAAACTGATTGGTCTTGATGAACAAAAACACGTAAACCATTATCAAGTGTAAAATGTGAAAAATCTATCATAGAATAGTAATTTATTTTTAGTGATTAGTTGTAATTTTAATTAGGTTCATATTTCAAGAATTTTTCATACTCATTCTGTAACTCGTCTGTAATAAAATTTTTAAATTCTGTATTCTCGTCTATTTCTTTCAAAATTTCTATTAAAGAATTAATTTTTCCTTCATTGGTAAATGTTTTATTGACTACAATAATAGGCGAACCTTTTACCAAACACGCACCAGAACGAAAATTACCTTTTTCATAGCGAACTTTATAACCTCCTAACTCAAAAATACTTTCTAATTTATCTAATGTTTCTTTGGTATAACGCATAAAATTTTATTTAATATAACAGACTTTTAATTCTGTTTAGAAACTCCTTATTTTTACTATCCAAAATACAAAAAAATATTGCTCAAAAACAAGTAAAGGAATGATTACAAATTAAAAATTATGTAGTGTGAATACAAATCACTGAATATTAATTAAATAAATTGCTATTATTTCATCACAGGCTCTGCAAAGACACAGGCTTTTATATTTCCAAAATGAAGAGTATCAAAGTTTTGAGCTTTTTTGCGAAGCTCATCAATTGAAATTTTGAGTTCTCCAATAAGGTCATCATTATTATAAAAACGTCCTGTTTTTACACCCATTTTTTTATCATGGTCATAAAATTTTATGGTTAGTTTTGCATTTGGTTTTGTGTCTGGAATATAAAAAGGCTTTACTTTATCCCATTTTGGTTTGAACTCATCTTTTATAGATTCAGATTCAAACAAACGGTCTTGTCCCATCCAAATTTCATAATATACATCTGGCTTGTGGTCAAAAGAAAACATATTTACAGGGTCCCAGTTTTTGGCATTGTTAGGCGATTCATCGATACTCAAAAAAGCTGGTTTTATCTGTACTGAATATGTATTTTCGGGTTGTTTGCTACTTTCACAACTAAAAGCCAAAAGTGAAAAAGAAACTAAAAATAATAGTGAGTAGAAGTGAGAAAATCGTTGAACTAATTTCATAATAAATAAAATATATTTTTTAAGGAGGAATAAAGATTTATTACTGTACCCTACTCTTTTTGAATACTTAAAATTTAGGGTATAAAAAAAGAAGTGTTTATTTTTGTAATAACCAAACCACAAAACTAAACCCTTCTAATTATGAGATACTCTCTCACCAACGAAATTAAAAAATTAATAGACCGTTTCCCAATTCTTTCGCACCTTTCTCGTAAAAAATTTCTAGCTATGTATATTTTAGCTTTAATTAATAGTAGAAATGTTCAATTTTGTGAAACAGCAAATCATCTTAATCCAAAAGTTAAAAATGAATCTAATGAAGTTAGAATACAAGATTTTTACAGAGAAGTACATTTAGATTTTGATCAAATTGCTCTTCTGTTCTTTTGTATTTTTCCTTCTTTTCAAAAATTAGATATTGTTATAGACCATACAGAATGGGATTTTGGTAGCTATCAATGTAATATATTGATGCTCGTAATAAGTAATCGTACTCTTACTTTACCTTTTTACTGAGAATTATTAGATAACAAAAGTGGCAATTCAAATACTGAGAATAGAATAGATTTAGTAAAAAAATGTTTAGACATTATTCTTCCTCAACAAATTAGTTTATTTGTGGAAGATAGAGAGTTTATAGGTCATACATGGTTCAAATATCTGAAAGACAATAAGATAAAGTTTTGTTTTCGTATTCCTAAACATCATAATATTATTTATTATGACGAAAATATGAACGAAATAGTGCAAAAAGCAGATGAACTTCATTGCTCCTATCCAAATGGAATAACTTTGTCAGATAGATTGGCAGATGGTGTTGTTGGAAATGTATATGTAGGGACGGCAAAAGATGGAGAACTTTTATTTTTATTTGGCAATTTAGCAGCTTCTACTTTACCCAAATATTATAAAAGACGATGGACAATAGAAAGTTTTTTTCAAAACTTAAAAGGAAGAGGTTTTAATTTAGAACTTACTCATTTACGAAGTAGTGAAAAACTTAAAAAATTGATTGCTTGTGTTTCACTAGCTTATGCGTTTTGTGCAAATACAGGCTTATACGAACATAGAAAAGTGCAAAAAATAAAAAATAAAAAACATGGAAGAAAATCTAAAAGCTTTTCACGAAAAGGAATAGATATAATACGAAGTTTATTAAAACAGACAGAATTATTAGACCAACTTGTTGAAAAATTTGTCAGAATTATTTGCATAAATGCACGAAAAATAATTGCCAAATCTGATTTTTTACACGAAAAAATGGTAATTTAAACAGAAAAAATAAAATTATTTCTTACTTTTAAAAAAAGTAGGGTACAGTAAGAACCATTTTATGTCTTACAAGGGACAACTAGAGAAATTGCTTTTCAAAAAATTCTAGAGGAAGTAATGATGCAACAACGTAAAAAAGAGTTGGATTTATACAAACTCTACACACAAGATTTTAGACAAGCCTTTTTTGATACTATGAAACAAATGATGGGTAAATCTTCATCTTTTTAACTTTTGAAATTTATGAAAGTCACATATACTAAGTTTATTCAAGATATAAATAGGTCAAATAGATTTGAAACAATAAGTCGTCTAGAGGTAGATTGCTCGGATTATAGGAGTGATAATGTTCCTTTAATTTATTTAAAAAAAAGATTGAGGTTATTGGATTGTACTTTCAAAAATAATAAAGAGGTAAAGTTTGTTTTTACAACACATCAATTAGATGAAGAAGTAGAAGTTTGGCTTGACAATAGTGTTTTTGAACAGCACGTAATATTTAATGGGATTGAAGAAAGCAATGAGCAAAAAATCAATATAAGAATAGGAAAATGTAAGTTTAATGAGGGTATAACCTTTACTAGAGGGTATCTTAACAATATAAGTTTTACTAACTCAGAAACTAAAAGTATTAACTTTTTTAATTATGGAAACTATAATAGAATTGAAATTGGTACTAAAAATAATGACGAATTAGAGCCACAGAATAAAATTAGAATTGATGGAGTGGAATTGTCTATCAAAGATTTGATTTTATATGTTAATAATCAAGATATAAATATTGGAAGTCGTAAGAAATCTGATGGAAACCTAACTTCCATAAATAACTTAACCTTAGAAGGTAACAATGGAGGAGATTACACAGTAGATATACAGCATACAAAAATACATAACATTAGCATTGATTCATTTAAAAATAAAGGAGAGTTACACTTATCAAATCTGATAATAGAAAAAGCAACTAATGAAGAAAATACATTAAAACTTGTAGAATCAAGATTAGGCGTAACAACTTTTAAAAATATCAACTTATCTAAATTTGATAAGATTAAAATTGATAGAACAGATTTATCCACATTAAAAACAACAAATGCTAGTTTTGTAACAGGTAAAAATAATATAGAATTGAATAATGATGAATTATATGACCTATATAATGATTTATATACAGCAGCTAAAAATAAAAATAATAAATTTGAAGCAACAGAATATTATAAGGCATCTAAAAATGTATTGCTAGAAAATATGTTATTGAAATCAGTTAATATTATAAAATCACATAGATATATTATATCCTATATAATATTAGTAACAGCTCCTCTTTCATTATCTATTTTAAGTATTTTACTTCAAAGTAAGTTCCTTTTGCCAATAATTAAACCATTAGGTTTTCTATCAGTATTATTATTAGTATTACCATTTTTTATAGTAGATAATTTTGCCTCAATCCTAAGTTTACAAGTATCAAAGATTTATAGTCGTTTTGGTACATATTTTCCTCAAGCAATATTATCTACACTAATAGTGAGCTTCGGCTTTTTTTCGTTAATGGTCTGTTTCTCTGAATATCATTTAGAAGTAGATAGATATAAGTTTATAGCCTATTGGATTCAGTACATAAACCCAGTTCACAAAGTAAGTTTTATGGATAAGATAATTGAAGGAACTGTTAAAGGTTTTAGTAGTAACCCTCTATTTGTGTTTTTTGACTTTGTAGGAAGAATTTTTATATCAATAGGTATTTTTGAAACAGTACGTTCTTTTAGAAGATTTGTATAATTAAGAAATAAAAGAATGCTTACATCATACCTCCAGTAATCTAAAATTTACTTACAAACTCAATTACATTTTCCAAAATCTGTTTTCCTTCGTTCAAATCTACTTTGTTTTTTCTCAAAAACGAATGTTTTGCTTCCTCAGAAAACTATGGTAAAACCTAACCTTTAGAAAAATTGTTAAAATCTATCCCATTTCTATTGTATAAAATTTTGTTTTTTACACAAGCAGATATGCACAAAATCAATCTTTAACTATTACATCACATCTACAATTTTTGCATACACATCGTCCCACAAAAAGGCTTTAATTTCTCCAGTATGTAATCTCAAAATAAGTAAATTATATTTATCAGTATGGTCGCCAATTCCTAGACGATAGCCTGTTGCTCGTGTATGTGGGTGCAATCCAAATTTTTCACAGTTGGGAAGAACAGTTCCAAGTGCCACCGAATTAAAATCAGAAAATTTAGAACTATAAAAAATATTTTCTTTTAGAGTATTTATCAAATCTGGATTATTCAATTTTAATGTTTCCTTGTCATACATGTCCTCTGGAGCAGTATTTAATAAGTTTTTTATAGCCAAATCAGCCCGTCGTTTTCGTTCTTCTTTTGCATTTATTTCAGCAAAAGCCATTGCTATTCGTAATTTATTCATAAGTGCATTTTCGCCTTTTAAATCATCTTCATTTGCTCCATAGGCAGAACGCCACCGAATATTTAGGCGTAAATGACGACGTACATCTTGCAAAGCTAAAAAACGAGCTTCTAATTCTTCAGGCTCAAAATTTCCTACATTTGCAGCAGTTATGCTATAAGGTGCGTATTCACCTTCAAGCTGTGCTAGGCTTTTAGAGGGGCGAGTGAGCTTGCGTGTAGAGTCTATTGGCGAAATCGTAGAATCTACAATTACGATGGCTTCATTTATATTTTCAGTATTTATACTAGAATCTTGTTCATAATTGTCTTCTGTAATCACAATTTCTAAATTAGTAGAATCATTTTGAGCAAAAGAATTATTTATTTGTAGAAAAAAGGTAAAAAGTAATAAAGCAGTTATTTTAGTAAAGTGTATCATTATGGTTGAAATAGTAGTATCTAAATAGCCTTAAATCAGACTGTTTAGAAATTGGATAGGTGTTTATTAGAATATTTACGTCTAATTTTAAAGAAGTGTTCAAAACTAGATTATTTACAAAGTTAATAGTATTCTGATTTTTTGTCAATGAAAGATAATTTATTTCTCAACTGTACCAACACTCATAAAATAACTTTAGCTCTAACTTCAAAACATTTTTTATCAAGTAAATAAATTGTAAATACAAAATAAGCAAATTTTGTGTAACTTTAGGATGAGTATAAGATAAATTTAGTGCAAAAAGAATTTAATGACCTCATTTTTATTTTATTAAATAAATCAGTGTTTTGTAACTCTTACTAAAAATAGAACGTTATCTTTTTCAAAATATAAATAATCTCACTTTCACTATAAAAAGAAATCGTATTTTTGTAGTCTTAATTATTTCCTTGTCTATTCCTTCTTATGAATATTGTTTTTTACACTTCCCGTTTTTTTCTAGTTATAGGATTTTTATTGATTAGTTGTTCTGCTTTTGCACAAAAAACGGTTGTTACAGGAAAAGTAACTGATGCCGAAACAGGTGATGGAGTTCCATTTGCGAATGTTTATTTTGATGGAACAACCATTGGAGTATCAACTGATTTTGATGGATTTTATAAAATAGAAACCGACAAAGCTACTGATTCGCTTGTCGTTTCGTATGTAAGTTATCAAACTAGAAAAAAAGCGATACAAAAAGGAGTTACTCAAAATATAGATTATCAATTAGCTTCTTCTGAAGAAACTTTAAAGGCTATTGTTATCACATCTGGAAAGCGAGAAAATCCAGCTTGGGAATATCTACGAGGAGTTTTAGAACATAAATCTGAAAATGACAAA contains:
- a CDS encoding T9SS type A sorting domain-containing protein, which produces MNKTIMTFFLLIFISLGIYTNAVAQILVFPTQNTSQQLKNTKTDKYNSVRLNKINKIEEDTIILTLPFFEDFSTTPIGAPDTTKWMAGSGVFINNGVPFNPPTKNVATFDGVAANGEPYDQLFPTREGLGDTLTSQRIDLTGTDAGDGLYFSFMIQARGNGETPDTTDFLKVEFLDNEGNWEQKWEKRGGRIDTENFEHVIFSINEEKFLHDSLQFRFMSYNRLSGAFDVWNLDYIYFNTSRIPTDTVFLDVATSKTPTHFIKPYSAVPYEHFWSDTTRYLNDSIISTVNNLDETFNVISYLCEVRNEETQQILGYWYGLDSDNPSSSDLLEGFEKNREIIAIPNASILPQGQDSMKITHQFQVTTREPDDNFGGVYTRNNDTISQTSTFKDFYAYDDGSAEYAAGINQKFGQLAYQYYISKPDKLTHIDIYFSRIGTNIENQTFNLKVWQKIDLSKTDIEDSVLLTQNSILKYSDGINQFNRIELSRIIDVSDTIYIGIQQLGEDMLPIGLDVQTDSKSKMFFNVRNYWEQNELLDGSLMLRPVFSKSDIVTGIDDVAETNEFEIWQQNLVLYPNPAQDKIRFNGKVENVQLIDLTGKILGEYKLNPYSSFDSDNEVVLPTFIKNGMYLVKCQYKSFTTVKKLVIQK
- a CDS encoding DUF3244 domain-containing protein; translated protein: MNISKLIFALIFTLGFTFNSFATNVNTIKDVNEFTTTFSTKINNQATANIQNNQGTVIVTLTNEQGNILQERTITSENIKYTISLESLPKGTYFLQVRGEEKSSYETYYVN
- a CDS encoding ATP-binding protein; translation: MFKFLNHVSIKTKVVGSIMIATIIALITAFTAFIIYDLSDYKDELITGLRDRATIISRDNYIAVNFAQPENTESQLKDLFASDPNILAAQVYDTLGKPFAKYERLVKRINAPYQDPKSDKGKGFHLFKNELYIYHRREVDSTYFNQDNTTGLSIDNRPPKYPTVYLLSNLDRFYDRLQRYALITGLILLTVSLLTYFIAIRLQRLVSKPILELTAQTKQIAQEKVYSTRISRGDRRDEIGTLTESFDDMLAQIEQQNLALVLAKEQAEQSAKAKEQFLANMSHEIRTPMNGVYGMSELLLDTSLNNVQLKYVNAIKSSADHLLVIINDILDLSKIESGKISFEETPVNFYPMVESMISSIKVKADTKKVTLKSKISPDIPKLFVGDEVRLRQVLLNLLGNAVKFTHKGEIVIGADLVDEDKNSVVLHFYVSDTGIGIAEEKIQAIFTMFTQASSDTTRKYGGTGLGLAICKQLVELQGGEIFAKSKVGQGSTFAFQIRYKKYIENSEPVVQKNRKNQIPDFLRDAINSEETTSKDSIDSTSIATPKPITNKILLAEDNEINQLLVVTMLKSWKYDIHVAFNGKEAVEKLQKEKFDLVLMDVHMPEMDGYQATKIIRETISQDLIIIAMTASALKGEAEKCIAAGMNDYIAKPFNKEHFKEKLASYLRK
- a CDS encoding M16 family metallopeptidase, translated to MIDFSHFTLDNGLRVFVHQDQSVSIATVNIMYDVGSRDETPERTGFAHLFEHLMFSGSENIPNFDTIVQQVGGSNNAYTSPDVTNYYTVVPAPNVETALWLEADRMLSLSINDNSLEVQRKVVIEEFKQRYLNQPYGDIWLHLRPLVYQKHSYNWATIGKEISHIEDATLEEVKAFFFKHYRPDNAVLVVAGNVEKDDVEKMAKKWFGDIPKGNRPIRNLENEPPQTEARYKKVEAKVPLNAIYKAYRMGNRKAADYYATDLVSDVLGRDKSARLYQELVKEKEMFNSVGAYIMGSVDEGLLVISGKLNPAYSPEQGEEAIQGVIDDFLENGISDDELTKVKNQAEASHVFSEVEVLNRAMNIAYYAILGDVDMVNTIAEDMAKVTKEELMTTAKKILRKENCSTLYYYSEELNAVTQN
- a CDS encoding transposase gives rise to the protein MDLVKKCLDIILPQQISLFVEDREFIGHTWFKYLKDNKIKFCFRIPKHHNIIYYDENMNEIVQKADELHCSYPNGITLSDRLADGVVGNVYVGTAKDGELLFLFGNLAASTLPKYYKRRWTIESFFQNLKGRGFNLELTHLRSSEKLKKLIACVSLAYAFCANTGLYEHRKVQKIKNKKHGRKSKSFSRKGIDIIRSLLKQTELLDQLVEKFVRIICINARKIIAKSDFLHEKMVI